One Mycolicibacterium pulveris genomic region harbors:
- the coaBC gene encoding bifunctional phosphopantothenoylcysteine decarboxylase/phosphopantothenate--cysteine ligase CoaBC — protein MEPKRIIVGVAGGIAAYKAATVVRQLTEAGHSVRVIPTESALRFVGAATFEALSGNPVHTGVWDDVHEVPHVRIGQEADLVVVAPATADLLARATIGRADDLLTATLLTARCPVLLAPAMHTEMWLHPATVDNVATLRRRGVVVLEPASGRLTGADTGAGRLPEAEEITTFAQLLLARGLESPALPYDLAGVKALVTAGGTREPIDPVRFIGNRSSGKQGYAMARVMAQRGAEVTLIAGNTAGLIDPAGVEVVHIGSAAQLKDAVSKHAPDAHVLVMAAAVADFRPVTQSTSKIKKGPESQGEPVIELTRTDDVLAGAVRARADGQLPNMRAIVGFAAETGDANGDVLFHARAKLQRKGCDLLVVNAVGENRAFEVDNNDGWLLAADGTESALEHGSKTLMASRIVDAIAAFLRSGGG, from the coding sequence ATGGAGCCCAAGCGGATCATCGTCGGCGTCGCCGGTGGCATCGCCGCTTACAAGGCGGCGACCGTGGTCCGCCAGCTCACCGAAGCCGGACACTCGGTCCGGGTCATCCCGACCGAATCCGCGTTGCGTTTCGTCGGCGCGGCGACGTTCGAAGCGCTGTCCGGCAACCCCGTGCACACCGGCGTCTGGGACGACGTGCACGAGGTACCGCACGTGCGCATCGGTCAGGAGGCCGACCTCGTCGTCGTCGCACCCGCCACCGCCGACCTGCTGGCCCGTGCGACCATCGGACGCGCCGACGACCTGCTGACCGCGACGCTGCTCACCGCGCGATGTCCGGTGCTGCTGGCCCCGGCCATGCACACCGAGATGTGGTTGCACCCAGCCACCGTCGACAACGTCGCCACATTGCGCCGCCGCGGTGTGGTGGTGCTCGAACCGGCGTCGGGGCGGCTCACCGGCGCCGACACCGGTGCCGGGCGGTTGCCCGAGGCCGAGGAGATCACCACGTTCGCCCAGCTGCTGCTGGCGCGTGGCCTCGAATCGCCGGCGCTGCCCTACGACCTGGCCGGGGTGAAAGCCCTGGTCACCGCGGGTGGCACGCGCGAGCCGATCGATCCGGTGCGGTTCATCGGCAACCGCAGCTCCGGCAAGCAGGGCTATGCGATGGCCCGGGTGATGGCCCAGCGCGGCGCCGAAGTCACGCTGATCGCCGGCAACACCGCGGGGCTGATCGACCCGGCCGGCGTCGAGGTCGTGCACATCGGCTCGGCCGCCCAGCTCAAGGACGCGGTGTCCAAGCACGCACCCGACGCGCACGTGCTGGTGATGGCGGCCGCGGTGGCCGACTTCCGGCCGGTCACCCAGTCCACCAGCAAGATCAAGAAGGGCCCGGAGAGCCAGGGCGAGCCGGTCATCGAGCTCACCCGCACCGACGACGTGCTGGCCGGCGCCGTGCGGGCCCGCGCCGACGGGCAACTGCCCAACATGCGGGCCATCGTCGGGTTCGCCGCCGAGACCGGCGACGCCAACGGCGACGTGCTCTTCCACGCCAGGGCCAAGCTGCAGCGCAAGGGCTGTGACCTGCTGGTCGTCAACGCCGTGGGGGAGAACAGGGCGTTCGAGGTGGACAACAACGACGGCTGGCTGTTGGCGGCCGACGGCACCGAGTCGGCGTTGGAGCACGGTTCGAAGACCCTGATGGCCAGCCGTATCGTGGACGCGATCGCCGCGTTCCTCAGGAGCGGCGGCGGATAG
- the rpoZ gene encoding DNA-directed RNA polymerase subunit omega: MSTPHADTQLAAVDDFDTSAAGAYDTPLGITNPPIDELLERASSKYALVIFAAKRARQINDYYNQLGDGILEYVGPLVEPGLQEKPLSIALREIHADLLEHTEGE, translated from the coding sequence GTGAGCACCCCGCACGCCGATACGCAGCTGGCCGCCGTGGACGACTTCGACACGTCCGCCGCCGGCGCCTACGACACGCCGCTCGGCATCACCAACCCGCCGATCGACGAGTTGCTGGAGCGCGCATCGAGCAAGTACGCCCTGGTGATCTTCGCCGCCAAGCGCGCACGCCAGATCAACGACTACTACAACCAGCTCGGCGACGGCATCCTCGAGTATGTCGGCCCGCTGGTCGAGCCGGGCCTTCAGGAGAAGCCGCTGTCGATCGCGCTGCGCGAGATCCACGCCGACCTGCTCGAGCACACCGAAGGCGAGTAG
- the gmk gene encoding guanylate kinase yields MSAGRGAGRVVVLSGPSAVGKSTLVRCLRERIPDLYFSVSVTTRAPRPGEVDGVDYSFVTDEQFQQLIDRGALLEWAEIHGGLHRSGTPAQPVLEATAAGHPVLIEVDLAGARSVKQAMPEALTVFVAPPDWATLQSRLTGRGTESPEVMDRRLATAKAELAAQGEFDVVVVNRQLESACAELVSLLVAQD; encoded by the coding sequence TTGAGCGCCGGCCGAGGGGCCGGCCGGGTAGTCGTGCTGTCCGGCCCCTCTGCCGTCGGGAAGTCGACGCTCGTGCGCTGCCTGCGCGAGCGAATTCCCGACTTGTACTTCAGCGTGTCGGTCACCACCAGGGCGCCCCGCCCCGGCGAGGTCGACGGTGTCGATTACTCGTTTGTGACCGATGAGCAGTTTCAGCAGCTGATCGACCGCGGGGCCCTGTTGGAGTGGGCCGAAATCCACGGTGGTCTGCACCGCTCCGGCACCCCCGCGCAGCCTGTGCTCGAGGCCACCGCGGCCGGTCATCCCGTCCTCATCGAGGTCGATCTGGCGGGTGCCCGGTCGGTGAAGCAGGCGATGCCCGAGGCCCTCACCGTGTTCGTCGCCCCGCCCGACTGGGCAACGCTTCAGAGCCGGCTGACCGGGCGGGGCACCGAAAGCCCCGAGGTGATGGATCGCCGGCTGGCGACGGCGAAGGCCGAACTGGCCGCGCAGGGGGAGTTCGACGTGGTCGTGGTGAACAGGCAATTGGAATCGGCCTGCGCCGAATTGGTATCCTTGCTGGTGGCCCAAGACTGA
- the mihF gene encoding integration host factor, actinobacterial type → MALPQLTDEQRAAALEKAAAARRIRAELKDRLKRGGTNLKQVLKDAETDEVLGKMKVSALLEALPKVGKVKAQEIMTELEIAPTRRLRGLGDRQRKALLEKFDQ, encoded by the coding sequence GTGGCCCTTCCCCAGTTGACCGACGAACAGCGCGCGGCAGCGTTGGAGAAGGCTGCCGCCGCACGTCGAATCCGGGCTGAACTCAAAGATCGGCTCAAGCGCGGTGGCACCAATCTCAAGCAGGTGCTCAAGGACGCCGAGACCGATGAGGTGCTCGGCAAGATGAAGGTTTCCGCGCTGCTGGAGGCCCTGCCCAAGGTCGGCAAGGTCAAGGCGCAGGAAATCATGACCGAACTCGAAATCGCCCCCACCCGCCGTCTGCGCGGCCTGGGCGATCGCCAGCGCAAGGCGCTGCTGGAAAAGTTCGACCAGTAG
- the pyrF gene encoding orotidine-5'-phosphate decarboxylase: MTGFGRRLAEAVSTRGPLCLGIDPHPELLRAWELSVDADGMRKFCDICVAAFDGFAVVKPQVAFFEAYGAAGYAVLEHTIAALREAKVLVLADAKRGDIGSTMAAYAQAWTGDSPLAADAVTASPYLGFGSLAPLFDTALAHGRGVFVLAATSNPEGRTVQRARVDGRSVAQAIVDAAAERNRAEPGAVGVVVGATLSDPPDVSALGGPVLVPGVGAQGGRPEALGGLGGATPGQLLPAVSREVLRAGPGVAALRAAAGAMRDAVAYLA; encoded by the coding sequence GTGACCGGGTTCGGTCGGCGGCTGGCCGAGGCGGTGTCGACCCGCGGTCCGCTGTGCCTTGGCATCGACCCGCACCCGGAACTGCTGCGGGCGTGGGAACTTTCGGTCGACGCCGACGGGATGCGCAAGTTCTGCGACATCTGCGTCGCGGCGTTCGACGGGTTCGCGGTGGTCAAACCGCAGGTGGCGTTCTTCGAGGCCTACGGGGCGGCGGGCTATGCGGTGCTCGAGCACACGATCGCGGCGTTGCGCGAGGCGAAGGTGCTGGTGCTGGCCGACGCCAAACGCGGCGACATCGGTTCGACGATGGCGGCTTACGCCCAGGCGTGGACCGGGGATTCACCGCTGGCGGCCGACGCGGTCACCGCCTCGCCGTATCTGGGCTTCGGCTCGCTGGCGCCGCTGTTCGACACCGCGCTGGCCCACGGGCGCGGCGTCTTCGTGCTGGCCGCCACCTCAAATCCCGAAGGGCGCACGGTGCAACGCGCGCGCGTCGACGGGCGCAGCGTCGCGCAGGCGATCGTCGACGCCGCCGCCGAACGCAACCGCGCCGAGCCGGGCGCGGTCGGCGTCGTCGTCGGCGCCACGCTGTCGGATCCACCCGACGTGAGCGCGCTGGGCGGGCCCGTGTTGGTGCCCGGCGTGGGCGCCCAGGGCGGACGTCCCGAGGCGCTCGGCGGGCTCGGCGGGGCGACCCCCGGCCAGTTGCTGCCCGCCGTGTCACGGGAGGTGCTGCGGGCCGGACCCGGCGTCGCCGCGCTGCGTGCGGCGGCCGGAGCGATGCGCGACGCGGTGGCGTACCTGGCCTGA
- the carB gene encoding carbamoyl-phosphate synthase large subunit, translated as MPRRTDLNHVLVIGSGPIVIGQACEFDYSGTQACRVLKAEGLQVSLVNSNPATIMTDPEFADQTYVEPITPAFVERIIAQQAERGNKIDALLATLGGQTALNTAVALYENGVLERYGVELIGADFEAIQRGEDRQRFKDIVTKVGGESARSRVCFTMDEVRETVAELGLPVVVRPSFTMGGLGSGMAYSADDVDRMAGHGLASSPSANVLIEESIFGWKEYELELMRDGNDNVVVVCSIENVDPMGVHTGDSVTVAPAMTLTDREYQTMRDLGIAILREVGVDTGGCNIQFAVNPTDGRLIVIEMNPRVSRSSALASKATGFPIAKIAAKLAIGYTLDEIVNDITKETPACFEPTLDYVVVKAPRFAFEKFPGADGTLTTTMKSVGEAMSLGRNFIESLGKVMRSLETTRAGFWTAPDPDDVTVAELLQNLKVPTDGRLYDIEHALRLGATVEQVSQASGVDPWFIEQIAGLVALRAEIVDAPVLDADLLRRSKYHGLSDRQIAALRPELAGEIGVRALRERLGIHPVYKTVDTCAAEFEAKTPYHYSSYELDPAAETEVAPQTEKPKVLILGSGPNRIGQGIEFDYSCVHAATTLSEAGFETVMVNCNPETVSTDYDTADRLYFEPLTFEDVLEIYYAEQQSGQGGPGVVGVIVQLGGQTPLGLADRLEQAGVPIVGTTPSAIDLAEDRGAFGEVLANAGLPAPKFGTATSFEQARRIAADIGYPVLVRPSYVLGGRGMEIVYDDDTLQGYITRATQLSPEHPVLVDRFLEDAIEIDVDALCDGAEVYIGGIMEHIEEAGIHSGDSSCALPPVTLGRSDIESVRRATEAIAHGIGVVGLLNVQYALKDDVLYVLEANPRASRTVPFVSKATAVPLAKACARIMLGATIAQLREEGLLARTGDGATFSAKTRHTPVAVKEAVLPFNRFRRPDGAQIDNLLGPEMKSTGEVMGIDRDFGSAFAKSQTAAYGSLPTEGTVFVSVANRDKRSLVFPVKRLADLGFRVLATEGTAEMLRRNGIPCDEVRKHFQDPTPDGPKMSAVDAIKAGEVDMVINTPYGNSGPRVDGYEIRSAAVSNNIPCVTTVQGASAAVQGIEAGIRGEIDVMSLQELHNSLGT; from the coding sequence ATGCCCAGGCGCACCGACCTCAACCACGTGCTGGTGATCGGCTCGGGTCCGATCGTGATCGGTCAGGCCTGTGAGTTTGACTACTCCGGCACCCAGGCCTGCCGCGTGCTCAAGGCCGAGGGCCTGCAGGTCAGCCTCGTCAACTCGAATCCGGCGACCATCATGACCGACCCGGAGTTCGCCGACCAGACCTACGTCGAACCGATCACGCCCGCCTTCGTCGAACGCATCATCGCCCAGCAGGCCGAACGCGGCAACAAGATCGACGCCCTGCTGGCCACCCTCGGCGGGCAGACCGCCCTGAACACCGCCGTCGCACTCTACGAGAACGGGGTGCTGGAGCGCTACGGCGTCGAGCTCATCGGCGCCGACTTCGAGGCGATCCAACGCGGCGAGGACCGGCAGCGGTTCAAGGACATCGTCACCAAGGTCGGCGGCGAATCCGCCCGCTCGCGGGTGTGTTTCACGATGGACGAGGTTCGCGAGACGGTCGCCGAACTGGGGCTGCCGGTCGTGGTGCGGCCCTCGTTCACCATGGGCGGGCTCGGCTCGGGCATGGCCTACTCCGCCGACGACGTCGACCGGATGGCCGGCCACGGCCTGGCCTCCTCACCCAGCGCCAACGTGCTCATCGAGGAGTCCATCTTCGGGTGGAAGGAATACGAGCTCGAGCTGATGCGCGACGGCAACGACAACGTGGTCGTGGTGTGCTCGATCGAGAACGTCGACCCGATGGGTGTGCACACCGGCGACTCGGTCACCGTCGCCCCGGCGATGACGCTCACCGACCGCGAGTACCAGACGATGCGCGACCTGGGCATCGCGATCCTGCGTGAGGTCGGCGTGGACACCGGCGGCTGCAACATCCAGTTCGCGGTCAACCCGACCGACGGCCGGCTCATCGTCATCGAGATGAACCCGCGGGTGTCGCGGTCAAGTGCGCTGGCGTCCAAGGCCACCGGGTTTCCGATCGCCAAGATCGCGGCGAAGCTGGCCATCGGCTACACGCTCGACGAGATCGTCAACGACATCACCAAGGAGACCCCGGCCTGCTTCGAGCCGACGCTGGACTATGTCGTCGTCAAGGCGCCGCGGTTCGCGTTCGAGAAGTTCCCCGGTGCCGACGGCACGCTGACCACCACGATGAAATCGGTCGGCGAGGCGATGTCGTTGGGCCGCAACTTCATCGAGTCGCTCGGCAAGGTGATGCGGTCGCTGGAGACCACCAGGGCCGGGTTCTGGACCGCGCCGGACCCCGATGACGTCACCGTTGCCGAACTGCTGCAGAACCTCAAGGTCCCCACCGACGGACGGCTCTACGACATCGAGCACGCGCTGCGCCTCGGCGCCACCGTCGAGCAGGTGTCGCAGGCCTCCGGTGTGGACCCGTGGTTCATCGAACAGATCGCCGGGCTGGTGGCGCTGCGCGCGGAGATCGTCGACGCCCCGGTGCTGGACGCCGACCTGCTGCGGCGCAGCAAGTACCACGGTCTGTCGGATCGCCAGATCGCCGCGCTGCGACCCGAATTGGCCGGCGAGATCGGGGTGCGGGCGTTGCGCGAACGCCTCGGCATCCACCCCGTCTACAAGACCGTCGACACCTGCGCGGCCGAATTCGAAGCCAAGACGCCCTACCACTACAGCAGCTACGAACTCGACCCGGCCGCCGAGACCGAGGTGGCCCCGCAGACCGAGAAGCCCAAGGTGCTCATCCTCGGTTCGGGTCCCAACCGCATCGGCCAGGGCATCGAGTTCGACTACAGCTGTGTGCATGCCGCCACCACGTTGAGCGAGGCCGGCTTCGAGACGGTCATGGTCAACTGCAACCCCGAGACGGTGTCCACCGACTACGACACCGCCGACCGGCTCTACTTCGAACCCCTGACGTTCGAGGACGTGCTCGAGATCTACTACGCCGAACAGCAATCCGGGCAGGGCGGTCCGGGTGTCGTCGGGGTGATCGTGCAGCTGGGCGGGCAGACCCCGCTGGGGCTGGCCGACCGGCTCGAACAGGCCGGGGTGCCGATCGTGGGCACCACCCCGAGCGCGATCGACCTGGCCGAGGACCGCGGCGCGTTCGGCGAGGTGCTGGCCAACGCCGGCCTGCCCGCCCCGAAGTTCGGCACCGCGACCAGCTTCGAGCAGGCCCGCCGGATCGCCGCCGACATCGGCTACCCGGTGCTGGTGCGGCCCTCCTACGTGCTGGGCGGGCGCGGCATGGAGATCGTCTACGACGACGACACCCTGCAGGGCTACATCACCCGCGCCACCCAGCTGTCCCCCGAGCATCCGGTGCTCGTGGACCGGTTCCTCGAGGACGCCATCGAGATCGACGTCGACGCGCTGTGCGACGGCGCCGAGGTCTACATCGGCGGAATCATGGAGCACATCGAGGAAGCCGGCATCCACTCCGGCGACTCCTCGTGTGCGCTGCCGCCGGTGACGCTGGGCCGCAGCGACATCGAATCGGTGCGCCGCGCCACCGAGGCGATCGCACACGGTATCGGCGTCGTCGGGCTGCTCAACGTGCAGTACGCGCTGAAGGACGACGTGCTCTACGTGCTCGAGGCCAACCCGCGCGCCAGCCGCACGGTGCCGTTCGTCTCGAAGGCCACCGCGGTGCCGCTGGCCAAGGCCTGCGCCCGGATCATGCTGGGCGCCACCATCGCCCAGCTGCGCGAGGAGGGCCTGCTGGCCAGAACCGGTGACGGCGCCACGTTCTCGGCGAAGACCCGGCACACGCCGGTCGCGGTCAAAGAGGCCGTGCTGCCGTTCAACCGGTTCCGCAGGCCGGACGGCGCGCAGATCGACAACCTGCTGGGGCCGGAGATGAAGTCCACCGGCGAGGTGATGGGCATCGACCGCGACTTCGGAAGCGCGTTCGCCAAGAGCCAGACCGCCGCCTACGGTTCGTTGCCCACCGAGGGCACCGTATTCGTGTCGGTGGCCAACCGGGACAAACGCTCGCTGGTGTTTCCCGTAAAGCGCCTCGCCGACCTGGGGTTCCGGGTGCTGGCCACCGAAGGTACCGCGGAAATGCTGCGGCGCAATGGAATTCCATGTGACGAGGTGCGCAAGCACTTTCAGGACCCGACGCCCGACGGCCCGAAGATGTCGGCGGTGGACGCCATCAAGGCCGGTGAGGTCGACATGGTGATCAACACCCCGTACGGAAACTCCGGCCCGCGTGTCGACGGCTACGAGATCCGCTCGGCCGCAGTGTCGAACAACATCCCGTGCGTGACGACGGTGCAGGGCGCGTCGGCGGCGGTGCAGGGCATCGAGGCCGGGATCCGCGGCGAGATCGACGTGATGTCGCTGCAGGAACTGCACAACTCGCTGGGCACGTGA